Proteins encoded within one genomic window of Citrobacter amalonaticus Y19:
- a CDS encoding LysR family transcriptional regulator — MDKIHAMQLFIRVAELESFSRAADTLGLPKGSVSRQIQALENHLGTQLLHRTTRRVQLTQDGMVYYERAKDLLSNLDELDGLFQHDPTSISGKLRVDMPVGVARNLVIPRLPAFLQQYPGIELELSSSDRLVDLIREGFDCVVRVGTLKDSGLIARPLGKLTVINCASPQYLARFGYPESLDDLASHAVVHYSLNLGTRPPGFEIATSSGTQWIKTGGTLAVNSTETYHAACLAGLGIIQVPRVGVREALRSGTLVEVLPQYRASPMPVSLLYPHRRNLSRRVHLFMEWLTGVMKDYVD; from the coding sequence ATGGATAAAATTCATGCAATGCAGTTATTCATTCGTGTCGCAGAACTGGAGAGTTTTTCCCGTGCCGCCGACACCCTGGGACTCCCTAAAGGTAGTGTATCGCGCCAGATTCAGGCGCTGGAGAACCATCTGGGGACTCAGCTTTTGCACCGCACCACGCGGCGCGTCCAACTCACGCAAGACGGCATGGTCTATTACGAACGGGCGAAAGATCTGTTGAGCAATCTGGATGAACTGGACGGTCTGTTTCAGCACGATCCCACCAGCATCAGCGGCAAATTACGGGTCGATATGCCGGTTGGCGTCGCACGAAATCTGGTGATCCCCCGCCTGCCCGCCTTTTTACAGCAGTATCCGGGAATTGAACTGGAGCTCAGCAGCAGTGACCGGCTGGTGGATTTGATCCGCGAAGGTTTTGATTGCGTGGTGCGGGTCGGCACGCTGAAGGATTCCGGCCTGATTGCCCGCCCGCTGGGCAAGCTTACGGTGATCAACTGCGCCAGCCCGCAGTACCTGGCGCGTTTTGGCTATCCGGAAAGCCTTGATGATCTCGCCTCCCACGCGGTGGTGCACTACTCGCTAAACCTGGGGACGCGACCGCCGGGTTTTGAAATCGCCACCAGCAGCGGGACGCAGTGGATTAAAACCGGCGGCACGCTGGCGGTAAACAGCACCGAAACCTATCACGCCGCCTGTCTGGCAGGGCTGGGAATTATTCAGGTTCCTCGCGTTGGAGTCCGTGAGGCGTTACGCAGCGGTACGCTCGTTGAGGTGCTCCCGCAGTACCGCGCTTCACCGATGCCGGTATCGCTGCTCTACCCGCACCGGCGTAATCTTTCACGCCGCGTGCACCTGTTTATGGAGTGGCTGACCGGCGTGATGAAGGACTACGTGGACTGA
- the yhjD gene encoding inner membrane protein YhjD, whose protein sequence is MMQDNDVKRPTEELEHNPVRKVDTTGTAKHEKKNAASEKLKTVTTTVEKIQRIPVIAHLLRAAERFNDRLGNQFGAAITYFSFLSMIPILMVSFAAAGFILASHPTLLQDIFNKILMNVSDPTLAATLKSTINTAVQQRTTVGLVGLGIALYSGINWMGNLREAIRAQSRDVWERTPQDQEKIWIKYLRDFISLIGLLIALIVTLSITSVAGSAQQMIISALYLDSIEWLKPTWRLIGLAISIFANYLLFFWIFWRLPRHRPRKKALIRGTLIAAIGFEVIKIIMTWTLPALVKSPSGAAFGSVLGLMAFFYFFARLTLFCAAWIATAEYKDDPRMPGKTHR, encoded by the coding sequence ATGATGCAGGATAACGACGTAAAACGCCCCACAGAGGAACTTGAGCACAACCCGGTGCGCAAAGTCGACACTACCGGGACCGCAAAGCACGAGAAGAAAAACGCCGCCAGCGAAAAGCTGAAAACGGTGACCACTACAGTCGAAAAAATCCAGCGCATCCCGGTGATTGCGCACCTGCTCCGCGCGGCTGAACGCTTTAACGATCGGTTAGGGAATCAGTTCGGCGCGGCCATCACCTACTTCTCGTTTTTGTCGATGATCCCTATCCTGATGGTGTCGTTTGCCGCCGCAGGTTTTATTCTCGCCTCACATCCCACGCTGTTGCAGGACATCTTCAATAAAATCCTGATGAACGTCAGCGATCCGACGCTTGCCGCTACGCTGAAAAGCACCATCAATACGGCAGTACAGCAGCGTACCACCGTCGGTCTGGTCGGGTTAGGAATAGCCCTCTATTCCGGGATTAACTGGATGGGTAACCTGCGCGAGGCGATACGCGCCCAGTCACGGGACGTCTGGGAACGCACGCCGCAGGACCAGGAGAAAATCTGGATCAAATACCTGCGTGATTTTATCTCGCTGATTGGCCTGTTGATTGCGCTGATTGTGACGCTGTCGATCACCTCGGTCGCCGGTTCAGCGCAGCAGATGATTATCTCTGCCCTCTACCTCGACAGCATAGAGTGGCTGAAGCCCACCTGGCGGCTGATTGGCCTGGCGATCTCTATTTTCGCTAACTATCTGCTGTTCTTCTGGATTTTCTGGCGTTTGCCGCGTCACCGCCCGCGTAAAAAGGCGTTGATTCGCGGTACGCTGATTGCGGCGATTGGCTTTGAAGTCATTAAAATCATCATGACCTGGACCCTGCCGGCGCTGGTGAAATCGCCCTCCGGCGCGGCGTTTGGTTCCGTGCTGGGGCTGATGGCGTTCTTCTACTTTTTTGCGCGCCTGACGCTGTTCTGCGCGGCCTGGATTGCGACCGCCGAGTACAAAGACGACCCCCGGATGCCGGGCAAAACGCACCGTTGA
- a CDS encoding helix-turn-helix transcriptional regulator, whose protein sequence is MQIIMFDRQSIFIHGMKISLQQRIPGVSIQGVSQADELWYKLEENPEALLMLDGDLDGDFCRWLLQKTVQQFPLVKTLIIATDCGKKGLQELAQYNVLAIISRDSEAEKFVLAINSVAMGMMFLPGEWLTTSSTECRDINALSTRQREILAMLASGESNKEIGRALNISTGTVKAHLESLYRRLDVKNRTQAAMLLAQS, encoded by the coding sequence ATGCAAATCATCATGTTTGACAGGCAGTCAATATTTATTCATGGAATGAAAATCAGTTTACAACAGCGAATTCCAGGAGTGAGTATTCAGGGTGTCAGTCAGGCCGATGAACTCTGGTACAAACTGGAAGAGAACCCGGAAGCCCTGCTTATGCTGGACGGCGATCTTGACGGTGATTTTTGCCGTTGGCTTCTGCAAAAAACGGTGCAACAGTTCCCGCTCGTCAAAACCTTAATTATCGCGACAGACTGCGGTAAAAAAGGGTTGCAGGAACTGGCACAATATAACGTACTGGCCATTATTTCACGCGATTCTGAGGCGGAAAAATTTGTGCTGGCGATCAATAGCGTCGCGATGGGAATGATGTTTTTACCCGGCGAATGGTTAACGACGTCGTCCACAGAATGCCGCGATATTAATGCGTTAAGTACCCGGCAGCGGGAGATTTTAGCGATGCTGGCGTCGGGTGAGTCAAATAAGGAAATTGGCCGCGCGTTAAATATCAGTACCGGAACGGTGAAGGCGCATCTTGAATCACTCTATCGCCGACTGGATGTTAAAAATCGCACCCAGGCGGCTATGCTGTTGGCTCAGTCGTAA
- a CDS encoding molecular chaperone yields the protein MKFNFILPAFLSGLLFASASHAGVSIGGTRLIFPGDKKEVSLTVANSDKGSPVLIQSWVDEGENSKVKAPFIVTPPLFRLDPGKENILRAVRTGGKLAEDRETLYWLNIKSIPSAKKSEVQSNVLQLAIKNRLKFIYRPNSVVGSPEENANKLVWKRIGNQIQATNPTPFYMNLSMLVIGGKTYSPSLPEQTYIAPRSVRLYNIPSGTSNNNVKWKVINDYGGAGEEFSATF from the coding sequence ATGAAATTTAATTTCATTTTGCCTGCATTTCTCTCAGGTCTGTTATTTGCCAGCGCCAGCCATGCGGGTGTTTCAATCGGCGGCACACGCCTTATTTTTCCGGGTGACAAAAAAGAAGTGTCCTTAACGGTGGCAAACAGCGATAAAGGGTCTCCGGTACTCATTCAGTCGTGGGTCGATGAAGGTGAGAACAGTAAAGTCAAAGCGCCTTTTATTGTCACGCCGCCCTTATTCAGGTTAGACCCGGGGAAGGAGAACATTTTACGTGCCGTTCGTACCGGGGGAAAACTTGCTGAAGATCGCGAAACACTGTACTGGTTAAATATTAAATCTATCCCCTCGGCAAAAAAGTCAGAGGTACAATCTAATGTCCTGCAACTTGCCATTAAAAACAGACTCAAGTTCATTTATCGACCCAACTCAGTGGTAGGTAGTCCTGAGGAGAACGCAAATAAACTGGTCTGGAAGAGGATCGGAAATCAGATTCAGGCGACCAATCCGACACCGTTTTATATGAACCTGAGTATGCTCGTTATTGGTGGCAAAACGTATTCACCCTCGTTGCCAGAGCAAACGTATATAGCACCCAGGTCTGTCCGCCTTTATAACATTCCATCCGGAACGTCTAATAATAATGTGAAATGGAAAGTGATTAATGACTACGGCGGTGCAGGAGAAGAATTTTCAGCAACATTTTGA
- a CDS encoding alpha,alpha-trehalase: MINQKLQHAPSEKFTIDVDLFYETDPCELKLDEMIEAEPEPEMIEGLPASDALTPADRYLELFEHVQCSKIFADSKTFPDCAPKMDPLDILIRYRKVRRHRDFDLRRFVENHFWLPEEYGTEYVSNPENSLKEHIDQLWPVLTREPQDHIPWSSLLALPQSYIVPGGRFSETYYWDSYFTMLGLAESGREDLLKCMADNFAWMIENYGHIPNGNRTYYLSRSQPPVFALMVELFEEDGVRGARRYLDHLKMEYAFWMDGAESLVLNQAYRHVVRMPDGSLLNRYWDDRDTPRDESWLEDVETAKHSGRPPNEVYRDLRAGAASGWDYSSRWLRDAGRLASIRTTQFIPIDLNAFLFKLESAIANISALKGERDVEAQFRQKASNRRVAINRYLWDEENGCYRDYDWRREQMALFSAASIVPLYVGMATHEQADRLGDTVRNRLLTPGGIMASEYETGEQWDKPNGWAPLQWMAIQGFKMYGDDALGDEIAHSWLQTVNHFYQQHHKLIEKYHIASGTPREGGGGEYPLQDGFGWTNGVARRLIGLYGEP; the protein is encoded by the coding sequence ATGATCAACCAGAAACTGCAACACGCCCCGTCAGAGAAATTCACGATCGACGTCGATCTTTTCTACGAAACGGATCCGTGCGAGTTAAAGCTGGATGAGATGATCGAGGCAGAACCCGAACCAGAGATGATTGAGGGGCTTCCCGCCTCTGACGCCCTGACGCCGGCCGACCGTTATCTCGAACTGTTCGAGCACGTTCAGTGCTCAAAAATTTTTGCCGACAGCAAAACCTTTCCTGACTGCGCGCCGAAAATGGATCCGCTCGATATCTTGATCCGCTACCGTAAAGTCCGCCGTCACCGGGACTTCGACCTGCGTCGCTTTGTCGAAAATCATTTCTGGCTGCCGGAAGAGTACGGCACCGAATATGTCTCTAACCCCGAAAATTCCCTGAAAGAGCATATCGACCAGCTGTGGCCGGTGCTAACCCGCGAACCACAGGATCACATTCCGTGGTCATCGCTGCTGGCACTGCCACAGTCCTATATCGTACCGGGCGGTCGATTCAGCGAAACCTACTACTGGGACTCCTATTTCACCATGCTGGGCCTGGCGGAAAGCGGTCGGGAAGACCTGCTGAAATGTATGGCAGATAACTTCGCGTGGATGATTGAAAACTACGGCCACATTCCGAACGGCAATCGCACCTATTATCTCAGCCGTTCGCAGCCGCCGGTGTTTGCGTTGATGGTCGAACTGTTCGAGGAGGACGGCGTACGCGGCGCACGGCGCTACCTCGACCATCTGAAGATGGAGTATGCCTTCTGGATGGATGGCGCAGAGTCGCTGGTGCTCAACCAGGCCTATCGCCATGTCGTCAGGATGCCGGACGGCTCCCTGCTCAACCGCTACTGGGATGACCGCGACACGCCGCGCGATGAGTCATGGCTGGAGGATGTGGAAACCGCCAAACACTCAGGACGGCCACCGAATGAGGTGTATCGCGATCTGCGTGCGGGCGCGGCATCCGGCTGGGATTACTCCTCCCGCTGGCTGCGCGATGCCGGGCGACTGGCAAGCATTCGCACCACGCAGTTCATCCCTATCGATCTCAACGCGTTCCTGTTCAAACTGGAGAGCGCCATCGCCAATATCTCGGCGCTGAAAGGTGAGCGCGACGTTGAGGCACAGTTCCGCCAGAAGGCGAGCAACCGGCGGGTGGCCATCAATCGCTATTTGTGGGATGAGGAAAATGGCTGCTATCGCGACTATGACTGGCGGCGTGAGCAAATGGCGCTGTTTTCTGCCGCCAGCATCGTGCCGCTCTACGTCGGGATGGCGACGCATGAACAGGCCGATCGGCTGGGGGACACCGTGCGTAACCGCCTGTTAACTCCGGGCGGCATTATGGCTTCTGAATACGAAACGGGCGAACAGTGGGATAAACCCAACGGCTGGGCACCGCTACAGTGGATGGCGATCCAGGGCTTTAAGATGTACGGCGATGATGCGTTGGGAGATGAAATCGCCCATAGCTGGCTGCAGACGGTGAACCATTTTTATCAGCAGCACCATAAGCTCATTGAGAAATACCACATCGCCAGCGGCACCCCGCGTGAAGGCGGCGGCGGCGAGTATCCGTTGCAGGATGGCTTTGGCTGGACCAACGGCGTCGCACGCCGCTTAATCGGGCTGTATGGCGAGCCGTAA
- a CDS encoding GNAT family N-acetyltransferase, whose amino-acid sequence MPILKTARLICRPIAPADWPFFLALQQDPDVMRHVADARSEGEIREAFDSRLPAWHPGDSHWLCLILCDNETHAPLGVTGYIHRTEACAEVGFLLAPGAQGKGYGTESLRAVCDYAFTHGGLRRLTACVTEGNQASRHVLEKVGFVLEGTLRESYWLQQRWQNDWLLGLLKQEYITTAGSPVVI is encoded by the coding sequence GTGCCCATACTGAAAACAGCCCGCCTGATCTGTCGCCCAATCGCCCCTGCCGACTGGCCTTTTTTTCTCGCACTCCAGCAGGATCCGGACGTGATGCGCCATGTGGCTGACGCGCGAAGCGAAGGCGAGATTCGCGAAGCGTTCGATTCACGCTTACCGGCATGGCATCCGGGTGACTCGCACTGGCTGTGTCTGATCCTGTGCGATAACGAAACCCACGCCCCCCTCGGGGTGACGGGCTACATTCACCGTACAGAAGCGTGTGCCGAGGTCGGATTTCTGTTGGCACCCGGCGCGCAGGGAAAGGGATACGGGACAGAATCGTTACGGGCCGTCTGTGATTACGCGTTTACCCACGGAGGGCTGCGCCGTCTGACCGCCTGCGTCACTGAAGGTAATCAGGCTTCCCGGCATGTGCTGGAAAAAGTGGGATTTGTACTGGAAGGCACGCTCAGGGAGAGTTACTGGCTGCAACAGCGCTGGCAGAATGACTGGCTGCTGGGGTTATTAAAACAGGAATATATTACGACCGCAGGATCTCCGGTCGTAATATAA
- a CDS encoding STY4199 family HEPN domain-containing protein — protein MTISVLTTRTTFEHCLGIIRQASVEILLLLGVHASDGKDPRWFLEHLDQARLNLGGWSQVARRLHLNDAQLSQFTLQLRHLQQCVPQYDSGQEVSENQLIAALRVVRSLEQLRHHQSLLNFKTEIEEADHSQQMRAERQLRAIELTMTALISQMWPDKTQLNNYLKDNFGADKLRRWIKLGERQDPLNGMRFGELALMIVDKKIFTRHYSGIFNDASVLTLFVEPRLTLRVFLDDCRQARNTVLAGEPLSSAQLTLLSCQFQHIVRPVQRAYEQGRARINPATLMIVEEGQLAQFWEEARKKDRQAGGDTEEIGESVEPPRKRSLRTAEEREQLITGVLWGAVGIMVIAILGGGAWLVSSQPSAPAPNIRITQSEPRREVPSAREMVTQMGITWDVFNMRAAIDRNDSRVTALFLQGGMNWQVSWTEAAFARNNTDVLELLLRYPSQMDESKPCRRFINTLGHAMSGGAPMTSQHKAYLRRFCTVPAVVSRQQHDAEQAERRYRADPSADNKKWLKIQSAVYEVIR, from the coding sequence ATGACAATTAGCGTTTTGACGACACGCACGACCTTTGAGCACTGTCTGGGGATTATCCGCCAGGCCTCGGTGGAGATCTTGCTGCTACTCGGGGTTCATGCCTCCGACGGTAAAGATCCGCGCTGGTTTCTGGAACACCTGGATCAGGCCCGACTGAATCTGGGCGGCTGGAGTCAGGTCGCTCGGCGTTTGCACCTTAACGACGCACAGCTGAGCCAGTTCACGCTGCAACTGCGCCATCTCCAGCAGTGCGTACCGCAATATGACAGCGGGCAGGAGGTCAGCGAGAACCAACTGATTGCCGCCCTGCGCGTGGTCAGGTCGCTGGAGCAACTGCGCCATCATCAGTCGTTACTCAACTTTAAAACAGAGATTGAAGAGGCAGACCACAGTCAGCAAATGCGCGCAGAGCGGCAGTTACGCGCGATTGAACTGACCATGACCGCGCTGATCTCACAGATGTGGCCGGATAAAACGCAGCTCAATAATTACCTTAAAGACAACTTTGGCGCGGATAAGCTCAGACGCTGGATTAAGCTGGGTGAACGCCAGGATCCGCTGAATGGCATGCGTTTTGGTGAGCTGGCGCTGATGATTGTCGATAAGAAGATTTTTACCCGCCACTATTCCGGAATCTTTAACGATGCCTCAGTGCTGACCCTGTTTGTCGAACCGCGTCTGACGTTGCGGGTGTTCCTCGATGACTGTCGGCAGGCTCGTAACACGGTGCTGGCCGGAGAGCCGCTGTCATCGGCACAGTTGACGCTACTCTCCTGCCAGTTTCAGCATATTGTCCGTCCCGTCCAGCGAGCCTATGAGCAGGGACGCGCCCGCATTAACCCGGCAACGTTGATGATTGTCGAAGAGGGGCAACTGGCGCAGTTTTGGGAGGAGGCGCGGAAAAAGGACCGTCAGGCAGGGGGCGACACAGAGGAAATTGGTGAATCGGTTGAACCCCCGCGTAAGCGTTCACTGCGTACGGCTGAAGAACGCGAGCAGTTGATCACCGGCGTGCTCTGGGGAGCGGTGGGGATCATGGTGATTGCCATTCTGGGCGGCGGCGCGTGGTTAGTGAGTTCGCAGCCGTCCGCGCCTGCGCCAAACATCAGGATCACGCAGTCAGAGCCCCGGCGTGAAGTGCCTTCGGCACGCGAAATGGTGACGCAGATGGGCATCACCTGGGATGTGTTCAACATGCGCGCGGCGATAGACAGGAATGACAGTCGGGTCACTGCGCTCTTTTTGCAGGGCGGCATGAACTGGCAGGTCTCGTGGACCGAAGCGGCGTTTGCCCGCAACAATACGGATGTCCTCGAGTTGCTGTTGCGTTATCCCTCACAAATGGATGAAAGCAAACCCTGTCGCCGGTTTATCAACACGCTGGGGCACGCGATGTCTGGCGGTGCGCCGATGACGAGTCAACACAAAGCCTATTTGCGGCGTTTTTGCACTGTGCCTGCGGTGGTATCGCGACAGCAGCATGATGCCGAGCAGGCAGAACGACGCTATCGCGCCGATCCCAGCGCGGATAACAAGAAATGGCTGAAAATCCAGAGCGCCGTTTATGAGGTGATCCGTTAG
- a CDS encoding SDR family NAD(P)-dependent oxidoreductase, with product MTQRIALVTGGSRGLGKNAALKLADKGTDILFTYHSQQQAALDVVAEIEQKGRKAAAIQLNVGDTAGFVAFAAEVKTQLQTHWNRQTFDYLVNNAGIGLYAPFAETSEEMFDELMRIHFKGPFFLTQHLLPLINEGGRILNVSTGLARFALPGYAAYASMKGAMEVLTRYQAKELGARGISVNAIAPGAIETDFGGGRLRDNKELNAYVASQTALGRAGLPDDIGDAIAALLSDELAWMTAQRIEVSGGMFL from the coding sequence ATGACGCAACGTATCGCATTGGTGACCGGCGGGAGCCGCGGACTGGGTAAAAACGCCGCGCTTAAGCTGGCGGACAAAGGAACGGATATTCTCTTTACTTACCACAGCCAGCAACAGGCGGCGCTGGATGTCGTCGCTGAAATTGAGCAAAAGGGCAGGAAAGCGGCGGCAATTCAATTGAATGTCGGTGATACGGCTGGCTTTGTCGCTTTCGCCGCCGAGGTGAAAACACAACTGCAAACCCACTGGAATCGACAGACGTTTGATTATTTAGTGAACAATGCCGGGATCGGTTTATACGCGCCCTTTGCCGAGACGTCAGAAGAGATGTTTGACGAACTGATGCGCATCCATTTTAAAGGCCCGTTTTTCCTGACGCAGCACCTGCTGCCGCTGATCAACGAGGGCGGACGTATTCTGAATGTCTCAACCGGGCTGGCGCGTTTTGCTCTGCCGGGGTACGCTGCCTACGCGTCCATGAAAGGGGCGATGGAAGTGCTAACGCGTTACCAGGCAAAAGAACTTGGCGCGCGTGGGATCTCGGTCAACGCCATCGCGCCCGGCGCGATTGAGACCGATTTTGGCGGTGGACGCCTGCGGGATAATAAAGAGCTGAATGCGTATGTGGCGTCGCAAACGGCACTGGGTCGCGCCGGTCTTCCCGATGATATCGGCGATGCGATTGCCGCGTTGCTCAGCGACGAACTGGCCTGGATGACGGCGCAGCGTATTGAAGTGTCGGGCGGGATGTTCCTGTAA
- a CDS encoding fimbria/pilus outer membrane usher protein, translated as MAEEYFNPAFLEMDDAAPGGVSDLSVFERAESQTPGAYLVDISVNNEAMTAYPRNILFSKNADGKLEACITAEELGLWGVRTKSYPKLSSGEGQCADISAIPGAFTDFQFNRQRLNFSIPQIAMNTPSLDAVPPELWDEGIPAFLMNYSANSYQSRIRGIDSYNSTYLNLRPGLNIGPWRLRNYTTWQRSNHGMNKWDTVYSYIQRNIVALESQMIVGDSTAPSDVYDSVPFRGFQLSSDDDMLPSSIRNYAPVVRGVARSEAHVIVRQNGYVVYDTTVAPGAFEITDLASTGGSGDLDVTVKEADGSEQHMIIPYASLPVLQREGRFRYSLTGGQYRSYDSRTEKNTFLQGTSIYGLPWGVTLYGGLQNAGDKYQSYALGVGKNIGAWGAFSADVIHSISTPENDHKQQGQSYRIRYSKNFQQTGTNFTIAGYRYSTDGFHSLEETLGTYRSSGDIPGYISERRRNRAELMVSQDLGQTLGAFNLSLVREDFWDKTRRSLSANVGYYKNIGDVGLNINYSWNRNTELYGFAATDKVFALELTVPLDSLFGRTYASYGSTHTSGVGTRHHLGINGSSLKDYSLNWGINAAHNENNDQAVGGNISWKSGFGTLNGSYNHSRDSQQYSYGVVGGMVIHEHGITLSQQLGETIGLVNVPDVEDVRVANYPGISTDSRGYAVVPYLNPYKRNDLRIDSQTLKEDAEIAYMSEKVIPTRGAIVRAEYKTAVGHRVLLNLRQQNGSPVPFGAIATLVREKGTADTENPSIVGEEGEVFMAGMPDKGIIHVQWNNGHEQFCEAEFTANKADDLSGLWMAESVCK; from the coding sequence TTGGCAGAAGAGTATTTCAACCCGGCCTTTCTTGAAATGGATGATGCCGCCCCAGGAGGGGTGTCCGATCTTTCGGTATTTGAACGCGCGGAGAGCCAAACGCCAGGTGCCTATCTGGTGGATATTTCTGTCAATAATGAGGCCATGACCGCTTATCCTCGAAATATTCTTTTTTCAAAGAATGCCGATGGGAAACTGGAAGCCTGTATTACCGCAGAAGAGCTCGGGTTATGGGGAGTACGCACCAAATCATACCCGAAGCTGAGTTCGGGTGAAGGGCAATGCGCAGATATTTCGGCGATTCCGGGAGCCTTTACCGACTTTCAATTTAACCGGCAGCGGCTGAATTTCAGTATTCCTCAGATCGCAATGAATACGCCGAGCCTTGATGCGGTGCCTCCCGAACTTTGGGATGAAGGGATCCCGGCTTTTCTGATGAATTACAGCGCCAACAGTTATCAGAGCCGTATCCGGGGCATCGATTCTTATAACAGTACCTATCTGAACCTTCGACCAGGATTGAACATCGGCCCGTGGAGACTGCGTAACTACACGACGTGGCAGCGCAGCAATCACGGGATGAATAAATGGGATACGGTGTACAGTTATATTCAACGAAATATTGTGGCGCTTGAGAGCCAGATGATAGTGGGTGACAGCACGGCACCTTCGGATGTTTATGACAGCGTCCCCTTTCGTGGCTTTCAGCTGTCATCCGATGATGACATGCTCCCTTCCAGTATTCGCAATTATGCCCCGGTCGTTCGCGGTGTTGCCCGCAGTGAGGCACACGTCATTGTTCGTCAGAATGGCTACGTGGTTTACGATACAACCGTAGCACCCGGCGCTTTTGAAATTACTGACCTGGCCTCTACTGGCGGTTCCGGTGACCTCGATGTGACTGTCAAAGAAGCCGATGGTAGCGAACAACATATGATAATACCTTATGCCTCGCTGCCTGTTTTACAACGAGAAGGGAGATTTCGCTACAGTCTCACCGGGGGTCAATATCGTTCTTATGATTCACGGACAGAAAAGAATACTTTTCTGCAGGGAACGAGTATTTATGGGCTGCCGTGGGGAGTGACGCTGTATGGTGGTCTCCAAAATGCAGGCGATAAATATCAGTCTTATGCCCTGGGTGTAGGAAAAAATATCGGTGCATGGGGGGCATTTTCAGCGGACGTCATCCATTCCATTTCTACCCCGGAGAATGATCACAAACAACAAGGTCAGTCCTATCGTATTCGTTACAGCAAGAATTTCCAGCAAACAGGAACCAACTTCACCATAGCCGGTTATCGCTACTCGACGGATGGATTCCATTCGCTGGAAGAAACGCTGGGGACTTATCGTAGCAGTGGAGATATTCCGGGTTATATCAGTGAACGCCGCAGGAATCGGGCCGAACTCATGGTGAGTCAGGATCTGGGACAGACTTTGGGGGCGTTCAACCTTTCACTGGTGAGAGAGGACTTCTGGGACAAGACCCGGCGCAGTTTATCGGCCAATGTCGGCTATTATAAAAACATTGGGGATGTTGGACTCAATATTAACTACTCCTGGAACCGTAATACCGAACTCTACGGTTTTGCCGCAACGGATAAAGTATTCGCGCTGGAATTAACGGTACCGCTGGATTCATTATTTGGCAGAACCTATGCTTCCTACGGCTCCACCCATACTTCTGGCGTGGGGACACGTCATCATTTAGGTATTAATGGCTCGTCGCTGAAAGATTATAGTCTCAACTGGGGCATTAATGCCGCACATAATGAAAATAACGATCAAGCCGTTGGTGGAAATATCAGTTGGAAAAGCGGCTTCGGGACGCTAAACGGGTCGTACAATCACAGCAGGGATAGCCAGCAATATAGTTATGGTGTTGTCGGCGGAATGGTTATTCACGAACATGGCATTACGCTATCGCAACAGTTGGGTGAGACCATCGGCTTAGTCAACGTACCGGATGTTGAAGATGTTCGTGTTGCAAACTATCCAGGTATCTCAACTGACAGCCGGGGTTATGCTGTGGTTCCCTATCTTAATCCCTACAAGCGTAATGATCTCCGGATCGATAGCCAGACATTAAAGGAAGATGCGGAAATCGCCTATATGTCAGAGAAAGTCATCCCGACCCGCGGCGCTATCGTCAGGGCGGAATACAAAACCGCTGTCGGCCATCGCGTATTGCTGAATTTACGTCAACAAAATGGCAGTCCCGTTCCCTTTGGCGCCATCGCCACGCTGGTTCGTGAGAAGGGGACGGCTGATACAGAGAATCCGTCTATTGTGGGTGAAGAAGGTGAAGTGTTCATGGCAGGTATGCCGGATAAAGGCATTATTCATGTGCAATGGAATAATGGACATGAACAATTCTGCGAGGCTGAATTTACTGCGAATAAAGCTGATGATCTGTCTGGGCTATGGATGGCTGAAAGTGTCTGTAAATAA